A single window of Cottoperca gobio chromosome 9, fCotGob3.1, whole genome shotgun sequence DNA harbors:
- the angptl2b gene encoding LOW QUALITY PROTEIN: angiopoietin-related protein 2b (The sequence of the model RefSeq protein was modified relative to this genomic sequence to represent the inferred CDS: deleted 1 base in 1 codon), producing MEPPSMVLLGLLLVYGLACGAQQTKGSSSDSRHGKDKTQEFESSEDDLEREFLYAGRSKRAPADQPQDKCSYTFIVPQQKVTGAICVNSKEPEAMLENRVNKQELELLNVELQKQKRQIETLQQLVEVDGGIVNEVKLLRKESRNMNSRVTQLYMQLLHEIIRKRDNALELAQMENKILNQTSEMQQLTSRYKDLEHKYQHLASLATNQSTLISLLEEQCQSRLPTRHVPVPQPRSQPPQPSPPLNKPYQPPVIPRTNKPISNEIQSDQKSQPALPTMPTGTHSPSTTDKPSGPFKDCLQALEDGHTASGMYLVKPENANRLMQVWCDQRHDPGGWTVIQRRVDGSVNFFRNWETYKQGFGNIDGEYWLGLENIYWLTNQANYKLLVTLEDWSGRKVFAEYASFRVEPEADFYKLRVGRYHGNAGDSLTWHNGKQFTTLDRDHDAYTGNCAHYQKGGWWYNSCAHSNLNGVWYRGGHYRSRYQDGVYWAEFRGGAYSLKKVVMMIRPNPNTFH from the exons ATGGAGCCCCCTTCAATGGTCCTGCTGGGGCTCCTTCTTGTTTATGGACTAGCATGTGGTGCCCAGCAGACTAAGGGGAGTTCGTCGGACAGCAGGCATGGCAAGGACAAGACCCAAGAATTTGAGAGTAGCGAGGATGATTTAGAAAGAGAGTTTCTCTATGCTGGAAGGAGCAAGCGTGCTCCAGCTGACCAGCCGCAGGACAAGTGCTCCTACACTTTCATTGTGCCTCAACAAAAAGTGACGGGAGCCATCTGTGTTAACTCCAAGGAACCGGAGGCCATGCTGGAGAATCGGGTCAACAAACAGGAGTTAGAG TTGCTAAATGTGGAGCTACAGAAACAGAAGAGGCAGATCGAGACCCTGCAGCAATTGGTGGAAGTGGACGGAGGTATTGTCAACGAGGTCAAGCTTCTGAGGAAGGAGAGTCGAAATATGAACTCCAGAGTCACTCAGCTGTACATGCAGCTGCTCCATGAGATCATCAGGAAGAGAGACAATGCCCTCGAATTGGCTCAGATGGAGAACAAGATCCTGAACCAAACCTCTGAGATGCAACAGCTCACCAGTCGATACAAAGATCTCGAGCACAAGTACCAGCACTTGGCTTCTTTGGCCACTAACCAATCAACTCTTATTTCCCTGTTGGAGGAGCAGTGCCAGAGTCGCCTTCCCACTCGTCACGTGCCCGTCCCGCAGCCACGGTCACAGCCACCTCAACCATCACCACCTCTTAACAAGCCTTACCAGCCACCTGTGATTCCTCGAACTAACAAACCAATAAGCAACGAGATCCAGAGTGACCAGAAATCCCAACCGGCTCTTCCAACGATGCCCACCGGCACACACAGCCCCTCCACCACTGACAAGCCCTCTG GGCCATTTAAGGATTGTCTTCAGGCTCTGGAAGATGGCCACACTGCCAGCGGCATGTATCTGGTGAAGCCAGAGAATGCCAACCGGCTCATGCAGGTGTGGTGCGACCAGAGACATGATCCAGGCGGCTGGACCGTGATCCAGCGCAGGGTGGACGGCTCTGTCAACTTTTTCAGGAACTGGGAGACATACAAG CAAGGTTTTGGCAATATCGATGGCGAGTACTGGCTAGGTCTGGAGAACATCTACTGGCTGACTAACCAGGCGAACTACAAACTGCTGGTGACGCTGGAGGACTGGTCCGGCAGGAAGGTGTTCGCAGAGTACGCCAGCTTCAGGGTGGAGCCCGAGGCCGACTTCTACAAGCTGAGGGTGGGACGTTATCATGGCAACGCCGGAGACTCCCTCACCTGGCATAATGGCAAACAGTTCACAACGCTGGACAGAGACCATGACGCATATACAG GCAATTGTGCCCACTACCAGAAAGGAGGCTGGTGGTACAACTCTTGCGCTCATTCAAatttgaatggagtttggtacAGAGGAGGACACTACCGCAGCCGCTACCAGGACGGAGTCTACTGGGCGGAGTTCAGAGGAGGAGCCTATTCACTAAAGAAAGTGGTCATGATGATCCGTCCAAACCCAAACACCTTTCACTAA